ATTTTGGAGGGGACCTTGGATCTGAGAATTTGCAGTTGCTGGAGCATCCGAACATTGCCCTGCTTTCCGGCCCGCAGACAGGAGCCAATAGTTTTGGTCAGTTGTGGTTCTTCTTTGAACAGGAACTAGAATATCCCGTTGATGTTTATAATGCCGAAAATATTGACCGAATCAACCTTGAAGATTATGAATTGCTGATCCTTCCGGAAGGTTATTACAATTTTTCTTTCAAAACCAGGGAAAAGATCGTCGATTGGGTGAGAGGCGGTGGCCGTGTCATTGCTTTAGGAAATGCCGTAAATGCTTTTGCGGGCCAGGAAGGATTTGCCCTCAAAGAATTCGCCACCGATGATGCCGAAAGTGAAGCCAAAAGGCAGCAGGAAAAATCTTCCATGGACAGACGGCTGGATTCCTATTCCGACCAGTCGAGACAATACCTGTGGGAGGCCAGCCCGGGGGCGATATTTAAACTAAAAATGGATAACACCCATCCACTGGGATATGGATTTGGCAAGACTTATTTTTCCTTAAAAACCAACAGCCTGGCTTTCCAGTATATCAAAGGGGCCTGGAATGTCGGAACGGTTGGGGAAAAGTCTGAAGTGATTGGTTTTGTGGGACAAAATGCATTAAAAAAACTGGCCAACACCACGACCTTCGCCGTGGAAGACCAAGGCCGGGGTGAATTCATTTACCTGGTGGACAACCCGCTTTTCCGAAGCTTTTGGGAGAACGGGAAGCTGTTGTTTTCTAATGCGGTGTTTATGAAGTGATTAGGATTTTTGTAATTCTTCCAAAAAAGTATCTGCATCAACGATTTCAACAGGAGGGAAATCAATTTCTTTTAATGCATTAAAATGCTTGTCATTTGAAACGATGTATTTGACTCCGGCAGAAATGGCGCAATCAACGAATTTGTTATCATCAGGATCTTTTTGGATTAAATTCCACCGAAAATATACATCAATTTTTTCAACGTTCTCAAGCTTAATTAATAATTCGGCGAGGTTTTGGGCGATTTCATTGTTAGTCTTTTGACCAATTATTTCAATGTATTCCTGTAGGATTTCATTACTTATGGCCAATTGAAATTTAGATTGGATTAAACCATCAAAAATCGGACGATATTTCGATATTTTAGGTAAGGACATCAATAATACATTCGTATCAATAACGACCTTCATTTTTAATTATATTTGGTTCTCATGTGTTCTTTTGCCCATTCTTCTATTTTTTCCGGGCCCCATTGTTTGTCTTCAAAATGTTCATCTATACCTTCGGTTACTTTTTTTGAAAAATATTCCACCAATAGATTTTTTATCTCCTTGATTTGTTTTTCACTGAGATCATATTTGAATACTTCCAGTAATTCAATTTGTAAATTGGTTAACTTTTTTGCTGCGTTCATATTTCATCAATATTTAAACCAAAAGTAAAAGTACATATAAAGTATTTTAAAGTCAATGTTTTAGTTTTCAGGGAGGTGGACAATTTTTAAAATTTATTTTAATCCGCTAAGATTCCTTTAGATCATTGACGGATGATTATTTTTTAATCAAACAAGATGCATACCGGGCTCGGGGCCTCAATCTGATCCACAAATTCGAGGTATCCGTTGTCTTTATCCCGTTTGAAGGAGACGATATTGTTGGAATGCTGATTGGCGACAAGCAGGAAATTCCCATCCGGGGATATTGAAAAGTTGCGGGGCCACTTTCCCTGAACATTTTCATGGCCCGCCCATTGTAAAAAACCGTCGGATTCATTAATGCTGAAAATTGCGATACTGTTATGTCCCCGGTTGGAGGCGTACAGGAATTTTCCGTCCGATGAAATATGAATGTCTGCACAGAAACTGGGTTCGGAATACCCCAAAGGCAGTGTGGGAAAAAAGGCAACCGCTTCGTACAGGCCGGTTTCGCCTTTCTGTACCAGGTCTATTGTATTGTCCAGCTCGTTGATCACATAAATCCAGTTTCCATTGGGATGAAAAGCTAAATGTCGCGGACCTGCACCTGGGCGCATGGCCAGTTTCTGGGGATCATTTGGCACTAATTTTTCCTGTTTAGAATCAATTTGGGAAAACCAAAGTTCGTTGGTGCCCAGGTCAACGGAAATGACATTGTTCCCATCGGCGGTAAACCAGGTGGAATGCGCATGGGGTCCTTCCTGTCTATCCGTGGTGCCGCTTCCGGTATGCTGTTCAACGTCAAGTAAATCGGTCAGGGAACCATTTTTATTCAATTTCAGCAACCCTACATTTCCCCCGGTGTAGTTGGCGGTGAGCACGTACCCGGATTCATTGATGGTCACAAAACAAGGGTCGGCTCCGCCCGAAGAACGCTGGTTGATCAAAAGCAGGGTATCGCCTTTGATCTTAAAAGATTCAACCATGCCGGCTCCCCCTTCCGGATGCGTTTCATTGACGGCCAACAAAAAACGTTTGTCCGGGCTCAGGGCCAGAAAGGACGGATTTTCAGCAGTTGCAGCCAGCCCTGTCTTTTTTAAATGGCCATCCTCTGAAAGTGAATATTTATAAATACCCTGGCTGTCCCCATCGGTATAGGTGCCGACGTAAAAGGTATGATCTTTGTTTTCCATGGCAGCGGTATCTTCATTATTCCGACAACCGGCCAGGAACAAGAGTGCAAAAATCGTGAGGTAAAATTTCATGGATTGTTTTTTTATTGCCTGATTACTTTCTTTGTAATCAATGTTCCGTCATTCAATTCAATGTGCAAGATAAACAAACCTGACGGGACCAAACTCAAATCCATTAAATTATCTGACATCCGGATTGGCTGTCTTTTGCCGGCGAGGTCGAGTAACTGAATGCCCCGAATGTCTGAATGGGAAGTTGGCCAATAAATGGTCAAAAAGGCCTTTGCAGGATTTGGGGAGAGGATTATTTCCTTTTGTGGAATAACCTGCTCCAGGCCGTTTGGCGAGATGGCGGTAGAAGCATTGAAAGGAATCCTGCAGTCGGAAAGGGAATTGTTTGAATTATCGAGAATGATCTCGCCCGGGAGCGAATCAAGTGAAAAATCAAAATTCTGAAATTGGTAATAAAGGTAAACCATGGAAGGGCCTCCGATCCCGAAAAGTTCGAAATTGTTGTCCAACAATAGAATATCTTCCTCCGTCGGGCAAATGCTGAAAACGGGAGCATATAAGGTGTGGTAGGTACTTTGAATGAAGAAATGGATTCGGTCTCCGTTTTCATTATGGGTAAAAAGGACGGAATCAATGCGGATGGAATCGCAAAGCGCATAGGCTGAGTCACATGAAATTTGTGCCGACACGACATTCATCTGGAAAACCGTCAGGCATATCAGGAAGCATTTCTTCATGGTTAATGTATTGGAATAGTCTGGTCAAAAAAATTGTAAATACCCGCTAAATTGAAATCAGGTTTAAGACCTTTAAAAGTCGTTTTTTATCCATTTCATCCGTGCCGGCAAAGGCAGGTTCTATACTTCCACGATGGAACACAGATAGAACGAATTTGACGAATATAAACGGATTTTTTTTTGCAGGATAATCCAATTAATTCGTTTCTCATTAATAAAATAAATTTGGCAATCCTTCCTGTCAAAGCTGACGGCAGACAGGCAGGGGCGAAAATCCATGATTTCCCTTCGCCTGAAGAAAAATCAAGGATTTTCACTCTTTCAACCTTTAATTGTCATTGCGGTGCCCCGTCATCCAGCCAGCACTGGATCTGCCCCAGTTGCTCACTGGTAAGGCTACCTCCCTGGGGCATGGTTCTGAAATCCAGAACGGTGCTCCTCAGTTGCCCATTATTGACGATCGTTTTGATGTTGTTGTAGCTCGTAAAGGTGCCGTTATAGGTGTTTCCGCCATGGCACCCCGACAGGTTACAGTTTTGCTCAAAAATTGGAAAAATGACGTTAGAGAAAGTCACGGTGCTACAGTCTACATTGGCGATTGGCGTTTCTTTGGTGCAGGAGGTTAAGGCCAACAGCGTGCCGAAAATTAAAAATGAGAGCTTTTGCATGTTAAAATTTTTATGATTAAATGAATGGGTGCTTTGCTCCTTCCTGGAAAAAGCAAAAAAAGTTATTATGGAAGACGGAAAGATTTGGATTTTAGTTGCGTGGGGAGGTGTAAAATGAAGAAAACCACGATTAAATGACAAAACTGTGAATTTTAAAACCCTACTTCCCCAAAGAAAGCACCTTGCCCCGGTGCAACACATGCCGCTCAACCTCCAGCCTCAGGATCTCCCGCTCTGCGGGGGAATCCGTTGCCAGCATCTTTTGGGTGTTTTCCCACACGTTCTGCCGCCAGCTGCTGATCAGGCGGGATAACAGGTATTCATCGAGGCGGCCGAAAGCCTGGTCGATCCAGGCCATGATGGGGTCATTCGGTTCGAGAATCTCATCCTGTACTTTGTCGATGGTAGCAGAGATGATGTCGTTGACGGTGCAGTGATCCTCGTAGCGGATTTTTTGGACTTCCGGAGAAAGGGTAGGCCATTCGTCGCACAGCACATCGTAAAGCGTGAGGACCAGGTCATAGTTTATGTGTGCATTCACCCCCATCATGAGTTTTTGGAGCCGATGCAGTTTTTTTTGCCGGGTGGCTTCATGCACCTGCTTCCAAACCTGGGGTACTTCTTCCCCGCAGTCGTAACAGGCCAGGGCTTCAAAATAATAATCGGCAAAATGATGCAGCAGGTTGTTGACCCATAACTTGTCGTGAAAACGGTTCTCTTCAACGGCCGTCAGCATATTGGCGGTCATCAAACGGTAGCAGCTCAAAAATACATGCCGTTGATCGCCCGTTTCCTGCCAGTCGATGATGTGTTGCTCCATGCGTTGGAGCACATTTTCCTGTGGTTTCATAAGATGACTTTTACAGTTTTTGTTTCAGAACGCGTCGATTTTGGATTGAAAAGGCCTAAAGGCCAGGTTTTTTGGTTTTATTCTTTTCGTCGCGCTAAAGCACGACGCAAATGTTTTTTAATTTTGCATGGCTTGATGAATCAAAAAACTACTGACCTTCCATCGTAATACGCCCGTTATTGATCTACTTCACCTCAAAGCCCACCACCACATATTTTCTATACGTTTTGAAATGCTCAAGCACATTGTCGGGTGTCAGTTTCACGGTTTTACCGTCGGTTTCGATATTCAGGTAAACCAGGCGTTCTTTCAGCGCGGCGGCGGCATAGTCGTTCTCCAAAGAGAAATTCATGTCCGATCCGATCCATAAGGCTTGTTTGGGTTTTAATTCACAGCGCACGATTTTGTTTTCGGGATCAAATTGAACACCGGAGTCATTTTTGATCTCCGAAATATCGGTTTTCTTTCCAAATCCGACGATCCTTGGGCTGGTGGCAAACACTTCGTATTCGGAAATTTCACGAGGTTGGTACTCAATGGTGATATTGTGGTCGGTGGAATTAAAAATGTAGAAATCCGTGATGTAGGAACAGCCGGATAAAGACAGTAATAGAATAAAAGCGAATATTTTTTGCATAAGTGGGTGCTTTTGACTCATAACCTCAGTATAGAAATAAGAGAAATTTAACCGCGATGGACGCGAGGGAGGTGCAACGGGCGCAAAGATTGCTTTGCGCCCGTTGCGAACTTAGCGGTTAAAAATATTAATTGCGTTTCGCCGGGGTAGAAAATGGCGGTGGAGTCACTTTTAGTTCCTTTTCTTTTTCGAGTTGTATTAAAACTTCTTTGACGGCTCTTTCCAGTTGGGGATCTTTGCCTTGTGACAACGATTTTGCATCCTGGAACACTTCAATGTCCGGTGCAACGCCATGGTTTTCTGCTACCCACTTATGGTTGATGGGGTCGAATACCGCATTGTCGGGGGCAGTGACCCGACCTCCGTCTACCAATCGATAATGTGTGGATGATTTCACCAGCCCTCCCCAGGTACGGGTGCCGATCAGGGCTCCTGCCTTTTGTTGACGGAAAACCCATGGGAAAAAATCTCCCCCGGATCCCGCCATTTCATTGATCAGCAAAACTTTTGGACCCAATATTCCGGCCGGCAATTTTATCGGCACCCCGTTGGGTACCTCATTGGTAAGGGCGGCCCTGAGGTTACGGGTCATCAGGTCAACCATGTAATCATCCAGCAATCCGCCACCGTTGAAGCGCTCGTCAATGACGGCACCTAATTTGTCCTGCTGCGCAAAGAAATAACGATTGAAAGACACAAAACCCGGTCCCCCGGTATTCGGGATCCAAACATACCCCAGTTTGCCACCGGATAGCTGATCCACCATTTTGCGATTGTTTTCCACCCAGGCTCTTTGCCGTAAACCATATTCGCTGGTTACCGGGACGACGATCTCTTTCCACGCTCCTTCAAAGGTGGGTTTGTCGTTGATATGTAAAACGGTCTGGCGGTTAGCGGTACCATCCAAAAACTGGTATGGATCATCGGTATCTCTAAGTTCTTCTCCATTAATTCCTACGATATAATAACCTTCTTGGACTTTCAGTTCAGGACGGTCCAGCGGGCTCGTCAGGTCCGGATTCCAGCTTTCTGTCGTATAGATCTGGCTGATTTTCCATCGGCCATTTTCGGCCACCAGGTCAGCGCCCAGTAATCCCACTACGGATTTATCCACCTCGGGATGATCCCCACCGGAAACGAAACTATGTCCAACGGAAAGTTCTCCATTCACCTGATCGAGAATATAGTTGAGGTCTGCCCGGTGTTTGACAAAAGGCACCAACGGGGCATAACGATCGTGGACTTTCTGCCAGTTGCGACCATGCATATTCGGATCGTAGAAATAGTCGCGCTCGTAACGCCAGGTTTCTTCAAACATCTGGGCCCATTCCTCCGTCCGATTTAATTTCATCTGAAGGTCAACCTGAAGCGATTTTCCGTCTTTCCCGTTGGGTTTGGCGGTATCCATGACCTTCCAGCCGCCGTTTATCCTGGCAAGCATTTTCTTACCGTCGGTGGATACGGAAACCTGGCGCACGCCGTCGATAAATTCTTTGGCTTCACGATCCTCAAGCGTAAATTTCTGGAGGGTAATGCCGTT
This sequence is a window from Lewinellaceae bacterium. Protein-coding genes within it:
- a CDS encoding putative toxin-antitoxin system toxin component, PIN family, producing the protein MKVVIDTNVLLMSLPKISKYRPIFDGLIQSKFQLAISNEILQEYIEIIGQKTNNEIAQNLAELLIKLENVEKIDVYFRWNLIQKDPDDNKFVDCAISAGVKYIVSNDKHFNALKEIDFPPVEIVDADTFLEELQKS
- a CDS encoding lactonase family protein, with amino-acid sequence MKFYLTIFALLFLAGCRNNEDTAAMENKDHTFYVGTYTDGDSQGIYKYSLSEDGHLKKTGLAATAENPSFLALSPDKRFLLAVNETHPEGGAGMVESFKIKGDTLLLINQRSSGGADPCFVTINESGYVLTANYTGGNVGLLKLNKNGSLTDLLDVEQHTGSGTTDRQEGPHAHSTWFTADGNNVISVDLGTNELWFSQIDSKQEKLVPNDPQKLAMRPGAGPRHLAFHPNGNWIYVINELDNTIDLVQKGETGLYEAVAFFPTLPLGYSEPSFCADIHISSDGKFLYASNRGHNSIAIFSINESDGFLQWAGHENVQGKWPRNFSISPDGNFLLVANQHSNNIVSFKRDKDNGYLEFVDQIEAPSPVCILFD
- a CDS encoding T9SS type A sorting domain-containing protein → MKKCFLICLTVFQMNVVSAQISCDSAYALCDSIRIDSVLFTHNENGDRIHFFIQSTYHTLYAPVFSICPTEEDILLLDNNFELFGIGGPSMVYLYYQFQNFDFSLDSLPGEIILDNSNNSLSDCRIPFNASTAISPNGLEQVIPQKEIILSPNPAKAFLTIYWPTSHSDIRGIQLLDLAGKRQPIRMSDNLMDLSLVPSGLFILHIELNDGTLITKKVIRQ